GCAGAAACTGCGGATACCGCTTCACAAATCCAAACCATAAAAGGCACACTCAATGGAAGAATCCTCCACTCAACTTAAATTTACAAGACTGCTCAGATAATAATTGCCGAGGGAACGATGAGCCTTCATGGGGAGATTCCACCGCCCTTGGCCGGGCGGTGCAAACCTTGGCCACAGTGGAAAAGCAAAACGAAAAGCGGGACGCGGGAGCCGCAGAGACAAACCAAGGCCAACCAATGCAACAAGAAGGAGACGTCAAGGGGAAACTCATCCAATTCGCATGGTGGATGAAAAAAGAGGGATATAGCGAAAGCACCATAATAGGGAAAATGCAAATTTTACATCGCCTCGCAAAGTTGGGTGCTAACCTACTGCAACCAGACGCTGTGAAAGACATTATAGCAAACCAAAATTGGAGTCCAGGGCGCAAAGCCAACGCGGTTTATGCATACGCATTATTCGCTAAATGGCTTGGAATACCATGGACTCCGCCTCGCATAAAGGTTCCTGAAAAACTCCCCTTCATTCCAGCCACAGAAGAACTTAACGACTTAATTGCAGGCTGCACAAACCACGTGGCTGTAGCCCTCCAAATTGCCATGGAAACTGGTGCCCGAATCGGCGAGATCTTTCAGCTAAAATGGACAGACGTAGATCTTCAAAAAGGAACTATCATAATAACGCCTGAAAAGGGCAGCAACCCACGTATATTCAAAATAAGCCAAAAGCTTAGACAAATGCTAGAAAACCTTCCAAAGGACGGTGAACGTATACTAAGCCGCTACTCAAACATCAAAAGCCTTAGGCGCACATTTGAAAAGCAGAGACGCCGCATAGCCTTTAAACTAGGAAACCCACGGCTGCTAAAAATAAGCTTCCACACTTTCCGCCATTGGAAAGCCACCTGGGAATATTACAAAACCAAAGATATACTTCATGTGATGCAAATACTTGGGCATAAAAGAATCCAGAACACATTAAAGTAT
The window above is part of the Candidatus Bathyarchaeia archaeon genome. Proteins encoded here:
- a CDS encoding site-specific integrase produces the protein MEKQNEKRDAGAAETNQGQPMQQEGDVKGKLIQFAWWMKKEGYSESTIIGKMQILHRLAKLGANLLQPDAVKDIIANQNWSPGRKANAVYAYALFAKWLGIPWTPPRIKVPEKLPFIPATEELNDLIAGCTNHVAVALQIAMETGARIGEIFQLKWTDVDLQKGTIIITPEKGSNPRIFKISQKLRQMLENLPKDGERILSRYSNIKSLRRTFEKQRRRIAFKLGNPRLLKISFHTFRHWKATWEYYKTKDILHVMQILGHKRIQNTLKYTQLAKFEGEEQYICKVAKTPKEIAELIEAGFSYVCEKDGYLFFKKPK